From the genome of Triticum aestivum cultivar Chinese Spring chromosome 3B, IWGSC CS RefSeq v2.1, whole genome shotgun sequence, one region includes:
- the LOC123065568 gene encoding uncharacterized protein, whose translation MERRPELRRSMTLSEQLSRPDPAIREFLKIPDDNSHLSADAGGGGGNGGMINWKPLRDRLRLRRSVNAWSSPSERPSTADGAGSLKNSGSGSNRSHKYIYAQGEATAAFCRTSSLRQAPAFSRAASTRVASNATIGRSSPVVDGEGSEDESEQDEDEEEGKEEEDAPAAQMSLMALLEQTDSWDEEEEEEQAAAGAGASSKNAHAEEEEEDGEGEMVHVCCVCMVRHKGAAFIPCGHTFCRLCSRELWVSRGNCPLCNGFIQEILDIF comes from the coding sequence ATGGAGCGGCGGCCAGAGCTGCGGCGGTCGATGACGCTCTCGGAGCAGCTGTCCAGGCCCGACCCGGCTATCCGCGAGTTCCTCAAGATCCCCGACGACAACAGCCACCTGAGCGCTGacgccggaggaggtggaggcaacGGCGGCATGATCAACTGGAAGCCGCTGCGCGACCGTCTCCGCCTCCGCCGCTCCGTGAACGCCTGGTCCAGCCCGTCGGAGAGGCCCAGCACGGCGGACGGCGCCGGTAGCCTGAAgaacagcggcagcggcagcaaccGCAGCCACAAGTACATCTACGCGCAAGGTGAGGCCACGGCGGCCTTCTGCCGCACCTCCTCGCTCCGCCAGGCTCCCGCATTCTCGCGCGCGGCCTCCACACGGGTCGCTTCCAACGCCACCATCGGGCGCTCTTCCCCCGTGGTCGACGGCGAGGGCTCCGAGGACGAGTCGGAgcaggacgaggacgaggaggaaggcaaggaggaggaggacgcgccgGCGGCGCAGATGTCCCTGATGGCGCTGCTGGAGCAGACGGACAGctgggacgaggaggaggaggaggagcaggccgCGGCAGGCGCCGGGGCCAGCAGCAAGAACGCGcacgccgaggaggaggaggaggacggcgagggggAGATGGTGCACGTGTGCTGCGTGTGCATGGTGCGGCACAAGGGCGCGGCCTTCATCCCGTGCGGCCACACATTCTGCCGCCTCTGCTCCCGCGAGCTCTGGGTCAGCCGCGGCAACTGCCCGCTCTGCAACGGCTTCATCCAGGAGATCCTCGACATCTTCTGA
- the LOC123070503 gene encoding threonine synthase, chloroplastic: protein MATPAATTSSLSLLFAHPHFHHPSTKQRLDRSHLRLPLRAAAHRTRCATEGASASTATKHRRPAEENIREEAARLRGPATTFSAWYEPFPPASDGDPNERYSLDEVVYRSTSGGLLDVRHDMDALARFPGSYWRDLFDSRVGRTTWPYGSGVWSKKEFVLPEIDSDHIVSLFEGNSNLFWAERLGREHLGGMNDLWVKQCGISHTGSFKDLGMTALVSQVNRLRRAPLSRPINGVGCASTGDTSAALSAYCAAAGIPAIVFLPADRISLQQLIQPIANGATVLSLDTDFDGCMRLIREVTAELPIYLANSLNSLRLEGQKTAAIEILQQFNWQVPDWVIIPGGNLGNIYAFYKGFEMCRALGLVDRVPRLVCAQAANANPLYRYYKSGWTDFQSLVAGTTFASAIQIGDPVSIDRAVVALKATDGIVEEATEEELMDATALADLTGMFACPHTGVALAALFKLRDQGMIGTNDRTVVVSTAHGLKFTQSKIDYHDKNIKDMLCQYANPPISVKPDFGSVMDVLQKKLNGKI, encoded by the coding sequence ATGGCGacacccgccgccaccacctcctcgctcTCCCTCCTCTTCGCCCACCCCCACTTCCACCACCCCTCCACCAAGCAGCGCCTCGACAGGTCCCATCTCCGCCTCCCGCTCCGCGCCGCCGCGCACCGCACGCGCTGCGCCACCGAGGGCGCCTCGGCGTCGACCGCCACCAAGCACCGGCGCCCCGCGGAGGAGAACATCAGGGAGGAGGCCGCGCGCCTCCGCGGGCCCGCCACGACCTTCTCGGCGTGGTACGAGCCGTTCCCCCCGGCCTCCGATGGCGACCCCAACGAGCGCTACTCGCTCGACGAGGTCGTCTACCGCTCCACCTCCGGCGGCCTCCTCGACGTCCGCCACGACATGGACGCGCTCGCGCGCTTCCCGGGCTCCTACTGGCGCGACCTCTTCGACTCCCGCGTCGGCCGCACCACCTGGCCCTACGGCTCCGGCGTCTGGTCCAAGAAGGAGTTCGTGCTCCCGGAGATCGACTCCGACCACATCGTCTCTCTCTTCGAGGGCAACAGCAACCTCTTCTGGGCGGAGCGCCTCGGCCGCGAGCACCTCGGCGGGATGAATGACCTCTGGGTCAAGCAGTGCGGCATCTCGCACACTGGCTCCTTCAAGGACCTCGGCATGACGGCGCTCGTCAGCCAGGTCAATCGCCTCCGCCGGGCTCCGCTCTCGCGCCCCATCAACGGCGTGGGGTGCGCGTCCACTGGCGACACCTCCGCCGCGCTCTCGGCCTACTGTGCCGCTGCGGGCATCCCCGCCATCGTGTTCCTCCCCGCAGACCGCATCTCGCTGCAGCAGCTCATCCAGCCCATCGCCAACGGCGCCACGGTGCTCTCGCTTGACACCGATTTCGACGGATGCATGCGGCTTATCAGGGAGGTGACAGCTGAGCTGCCCATATACCTCGCAAACTCACTCAACTCGCTTCGGCTGGAGGGGCAGAAGACTGCAGCCATAGAGATATTGCAACAGTTCAATTGGCAGGTGCCGGACTGGGTCATTATCCCAGGAGGCAATCTGGGCAACATTTATGCTTTCTACAAGGGGTTTGAGATGTGCCGTGCTCTTGGGCTAGTTGATCGTGTTCCACGGCTTGTATGTGCACAGGCTGCCAATGCAAATCCACTGTACCGGTATTACAAGTCTGGGTGGACTGACTTCCAATCACTTGTTGCTGGAACTACATTTGCATCTGCCATACAGATTGGTGATCCAGTATCTATTGACCGTGCGGTTGTTGCGCTGAAGGCAACCGATGGCATTGTTGAGGAAGCTACAGAGGAGGAGCTTATGGATGCGACGGCTCTTGCTGACCTCACTGGGATGTTTGCTTGCCCACATACTGGGGTTGCACTTGCTGCCCTGTTCAAGCTCCGTGACCAGGGTATGATTGGCACTAATGACCGCACGGTGGTTGTTAGTACAGCACACGGGCTAAAGTTCACACAATCAAAGATCGACTACCATGATAAGAACATCAAGGACATGTTGTGCCAGTATGCCAATCCACCGATCAGTGTGAAGCCTGACTTTGGGTCTGTCATGGATGTTCTCCAGAAGAAGCTCAATGGTAAGATCTGA